The proteins below are encoded in one region of Gambusia affinis linkage group LG07, SWU_Gaff_1.0, whole genome shotgun sequence:
- the vgll4b gene encoding transcription cofactor vestigial-like protein 4b isoform X2 — protein sequence METPLDVLSRAASFVHANDEESEAALRGDPRFQSLSLSSSSSSSSSSSSISSHRTGPPPISPTKRKLSGDQGDSDMDDNEHVAKMSRLFVAQLKPTDYRSSPVVKDHRRSPSERIVVPGHLGVQANHLYGHSHGHHHHLASLAGMDQPLALTKNSMVETPRSSTAAMASVPHTVSAVERQQNRPSVITCAAANNRNCNLSQCPVSHNGCSNFTNNYRRMNTNTACDPVIEEHFRRSLGKNYKEPEPTATNSVSITGSVDDHFAKALGETWLQIKNKGSPSSSGSSPNSSPDSRMVNHNHSPSVVS from the exons GTGAAGCAGCATTAAGAGGGGACCCCAGATTCCAGTCCTTGTCGCtatcctcgtcttcctcctcgtcatcctcttcttcctcaaTCTCCAGCCACAGGACTGGCCCTCCTCCCATCAGCCCCACCAAGAGGAAGCTCAGTGGGGACCAGGGGGACAGTGACATGGATGACAATGAGCACGTAGCTAAAATGAGTCGCCTGTTTGTTGCACAGCT GAAACCGACAGACTACCGCAGCTCCCCTGTTGTGAAGGACCATCGGCGGAGTCCCAGCGAGCGCATTGTGGTTCCTGGTCATCTGGGGGTCCAAGCCAACCACCTGTATGGCCACAGCCACggccaccaccaccacctggCCTCGTTAGCAGGCATGGACCAGCCTTTGGCGCTTACCAAAAACAGCATGGTGGAGACGCCACGCAGCAGCACAGCAGCCATGGCCTCAGTGCCACACACAGTCAGTGCAGTGGAACGGCAGCAG AATCGTCCATCAGTGATCACGTGTGCTGCAGCCAACAATCGCAACTGCAACCTGTCACAGTGTCCCGTCTCCCACAACGGCTGCTCCAACTTCACCAACAACTACAGAAGAATGAACA CCAACACGGCCTGCGACCCTGTTATCGAGGAACATTTCCGTCGCAGCCTTGGGAAGAACTACAAGGAGCCCGAGCCCACCGCCACCAACTCTGTGTCCATCACTGGCTCTGTGGACGACCACTTCGCCAAGGCGCTGGGGGAGACCTGGCTGCAGATCAAAAACAAGGGGAGTCCCTCGTCGTCCGGCAGCAGCCCAAACTCCTCTCCTGACAGTCGCATGGTCAATCACAACCACTCCCCGTCTGTGGTCTCTTGA
- the vgll4b gene encoding transcription cofactor vestigial-like protein 4b isoform X1 codes for MHLTKMDLLNYQYLDKMNNNIGILCYEGEAALRGDPRFQSLSLSSSSSSSSSSSSISSHRTGPPPISPTKRKLSGDQGDSDMDDNEHVAKMSRLFVAQLKPTDYRSSPVVKDHRRSPSERIVVPGHLGVQANHLYGHSHGHHHHLASLAGMDQPLALTKNSMVETPRSSTAAMASVPHTVSAVERQQNRPSVITCAAANNRNCNLSQCPVSHNGCSNFTNNYRRMNTNTACDPVIEEHFRRSLGKNYKEPEPTATNSVSITGSVDDHFAKALGETWLQIKNKGSPSSSGSSPNSSPDSRMVNHNHSPSVVS; via the exons GTGAAGCAGCATTAAGAGGGGACCCCAGATTCCAGTCCTTGTCGCtatcctcgtcttcctcctcgtcatcctcttcttcctcaaTCTCCAGCCACAGGACTGGCCCTCCTCCCATCAGCCCCACCAAGAGGAAGCTCAGTGGGGACCAGGGGGACAGTGACATGGATGACAATGAGCACGTAGCTAAAATGAGTCGCCTGTTTGTTGCACAGCT GAAACCGACAGACTACCGCAGCTCCCCTGTTGTGAAGGACCATCGGCGGAGTCCCAGCGAGCGCATTGTGGTTCCTGGTCATCTGGGGGTCCAAGCCAACCACCTGTATGGCCACAGCCACggccaccaccaccacctggCCTCGTTAGCAGGCATGGACCAGCCTTTGGCGCTTACCAAAAACAGCATGGTGGAGACGCCACGCAGCAGCACAGCAGCCATGGCCTCAGTGCCACACACAGTCAGTGCAGTGGAACGGCAGCAG AATCGTCCATCAGTGATCACGTGTGCTGCAGCCAACAATCGCAACTGCAACCTGTCACAGTGTCCCGTCTCCCACAACGGCTGCTCCAACTTCACCAACAACTACAGAAGAATGAACA CCAACACGGCCTGCGACCCTGTTATCGAGGAACATTTCCGTCGCAGCCTTGGGAAGAACTACAAGGAGCCCGAGCCCACCGCCACCAACTCTGTGTCCATCACTGGCTCTGTGGACGACCACTTCGCCAAGGCGCTGGGGGAGACCTGGCTGCAGATCAAAAACAAGGGGAGTCCCTCGTCGTCCGGCAGCAGCCCAAACTCCTCTCCTGACAGTCGCATGGTCAATCACAACCACTCCCCGTCTGTGGTCTCTTGA